A window from Drosophila subobscura isolate 14011-0131.10 chromosome O, UCBerk_Dsub_1.0, whole genome shotgun sequence encodes these proteins:
- the LOC117898229 gene encoding mitotic spindle assembly checkpoint protein MAD2B, whose product MQSEYANDIHLEAIEVLLNHILYVRGIYPAQIFKKRRIYNTPVYVSIYPPLNTYLAGVLRSARELLARRDLKCFEIILYHSENQPLESYMLQLDILESGAARQPAEDPHLIEYEQQLRVALHKLSERVKPLPKLPGNCQFKVHLHTTQTAFVQFSHEAQYQDFPWLQAETPQQMDARSPKVCLLPLATVDNVGLKMQARIFA is encoded by the coding sequence atgCAGTCGGAATACGCGAATGATATACACTTGGAGGCCATTGAGGTGCTTCTGAATCACATTCTGTACGTGCGCGGCATATATCCGGCACAAATCTTCAAGAAGCGACGAATCTACAACACACCGGTCTACGTATCGATCTATCCCCCGCTGAATACATACCTTGCCGGCGTTCTGCGATCAGCGCGGGAGCTACTTGCCCGGCGAGATCTAAAGTGCTTTGAGATCATTCTGTATCACAGCGAAAACCAGCCACTTGAGAGCTATATGCTGCAGTTAGATATACTGGAGTCGGGGGccgccaggcagccagcggaGGATCCGCACCTGATCGagtacgagcagcagctgcgtgtcGCCCTGCACAAGCTGTCGGAGCGCGTCAAGCCGTTGCCGAAGCTTCCCGGCAACTGCCAGTTCAAGGTGCATCTGCACACAACACAGACGGCCTTTGTCCAATTCAGCCACGAGGCACAGTACCAGGACTTTCCCTGGCTGCAGGCCGAGACTCCACAACAGATGGACGCGCGATCGCCGAAAGTATGCCTCCTGCCTCTGGCCACAGTCGACAATGTGGGATTGAAAATGCAGGCGCGCATCTTTGCTTGA
- the LOC117898221 gene encoding splicing factor 3A subunit 3 yields METLLEQQRRYHEERERLVKLMVDEHATKKPGEKERIHSEHRLKYLMELHHNATTQLRDLYEDKDNERKQEIAALSGPNEFNEFYARLKQIKLFYKSHPAEVSVPLSVEFDDMIKVYNNPDDMSALVEFTDEEGGGRYLDLNECYELYLNLRAVEKLDYIAYLMSFDHVFDIPRERKNREYRKYIETLNEYLHNFILRIQPLLDLEGELVKVELDFQRQWLQGTFPGWSLKETESALANTGAHLDLSAFSSWEELASLGLDRLKSALVALGLKCGGTLEERAQRLFSTKGKSTLDPALMAKKPSAKSANAQSKEHERSKDIAQLEALLYKYAELLSEQRAATKENVQRKQARTGGERDDSDVEASESDNDDDPDADDVPYNPKNLPLGWDGKPIPYWLYKLHGLNISYNCEICGNFTYKGPKAFQRHFAEWRHAHGMRCLGIPNTAHFANVTQIEDAITLWEKLKSQKQSERWIADQEEEYEDSLGNVVNRKTFEDLKRQGLL; encoded by the coding sequence ATGGAGACGCtcctggagcagcagcgccgaTACCATGAAGAGCGCGAGCGCCTGGTCAAGTTGATGGTGGATGAGCACGCTACCAAAAAGCCGGGAGAAAAGGAGCGTATTCATTCGGAGCACAGGCTGAAATATCTGATGGAACTGCATCATAACGCCACAACACAACTGCGAGACCTGTACGAGGACAAGGACAATGAGAGGAAGCAGGAGATTGCGGCCCTGTCGGGGCCCAACGAATTCAACGAGTTCTACGCCCGCCTGAAGCAGATCAAGCTGTTCTACAAATCCCATCCGGCTGAAGTGAGTGTGCCGCTGTCCGTGGAGTTTGACGACATGATCAAGGTCTACAATAACCCCGATGACATGAGTGCGCTCGTGGAGTTTACCGACGAGGAAGGCGGCGGCCGGTATTTGGATCTGAACGAGTGCTACGAGCTCTACCTGAACTTGAGGGCTGTCGAAAAGCTAGACTACATTGCGTATTTAATGTCCTTCGATCATGTGTTTGATATTCCGCGAGAGCGCAAGAACCGCGAGTACAGAAAGTACATTGAGACACTGAACGAATACCTGCACAACTTCATTCTACGCATTCAGCCGCTGCTGGATCTGGAGGGGGAACTGGTCAAGGTGGAGCTCGATTTCCAGCGTCAGTGGCTGCAGGGCACCTTTCCGGGCTGGTCGCTAAAGGAGACCGAGTCGGCGCTGGCCAATACGGGCGCTCACCTGGATCTCTCGGCGTTCTCGAGCTGGGAGGAGTTGGCCTCCCTCGGTCTGGATCGTCTGAAGTCTGCGCTGGTGGCCCTAGGACTAAAGTGTGGCGGCACTCTGGAGGAGCGTGCCCAGCGTTTGTTTTCCACAAAGGGCAAAAGCACCCTCGACCCCGCTCTGATGGCCAAGAAGCCCAGCGCAAAAAGTGCCAATGCACAGTCAAAGGAGCACGAACGCAGCAAAGATATTGCCCAACTGGAGGCGCTGCTCTATAAATACGCCGAGCTGTTGTCTGAGCAGCGGGCGGCCACCAAGGAGAACGTCCAGCGGAAGCAGGCGCGCACGGGCGGGGAGCGCGATGACAGCGATGTGGAGGCCAGCGAGTCGGACAACGACGATGATCCCGATGCCGATGACGTACCGTATAATCCCAAAAATCTGCCCCTGGGCTGGGACGGCAAGCCCATACCCTACTGGCTGTACAAGCTGCATGGCCTGAACATTAGCTACAACTGCGAGATCTGCGGCAACTTTACCTACAAGGGACCCAAGGCATTTCAGCGGCACTTTGCCGAATGGCGACACGCGCACGGCATGCGGTGTCTCGGTATACCCAATACGGCGCATTTTGCGAATGTGACCCAGATCGAGGACGCCATCACGCTGTGGGAGAAGCTGAAGTCGCAAAAGCAGAGCGAACGCTGGATAGCCgaccaggaggaggagtacgagGACTCCCTGGGCAATGTGGTCAATCGCAAGACATTTGAGGACTTGAAGCGTCAAGGACTGCTCTAG
- the LOC117898227 gene encoding V-type proton ATPase subunit E, translated as MALSDADVQKQIKHMMAFIEQEANEKAEEIDAKAEEEFNIEKGRLVQQQRLKIMEYYEKKEKQVELQKKIQSSNMLNQARLKVLKVREDHVSNVLDDARKRLGEVTKNEGEYKAVVTKLIVQGLFQVMEPKVTLRCRQVDVSLVRDILPQAVEQYKAQMKQNVDLIIDETNFLSADTCGGVELLALNGRIKVPNTLESRLELISQQLVPEIRNALFGRNVNRKFTD; from the exons ATGGCATTGAGCGACGCTGATGTACAGAAACAG ATCAAACACATGATGGCGTTCATTGAGCAGGAGGCCAATGAAAAAGCCGAGGAGATCGATGCCAAAGCCGAGGAGGAGTTCAACATTGAGAAGGGACGCCtcgtgcaacagcagcgtctCAAGATCATGGAGTACTacgagaagaaggagaaacagGTGGAACTCCAGAAGAAAATCCAGTCATCCAACATGCTCAACCAAGCTCGCTTgaag GTACTGAAAGTGCGCGAGGATCATGTGAGCAATGTCCTGGATGATGCCCGCAAACGTCTGGGCGAGGTCACCAAGAACGAGGGCGAATACAAGGCCGTCGTGACCAAGCTGATTGTCCAGGGCCTCTTCCAGGTGATGGAGCCCAAGGTGACACTGCGTTGCCGCCAGGTCGATGTGTCGCTGGTCCGCGACATTCTGCCCCAAGCTGTCGAACAGTACAAAGCCCAAATGAAGCAGAATGTCGATCTCATCATTGACGAGACAAACTTCCTCTCTGCTGATACCTGCGGTGGTGTAGAGCTGTTGGCCCTCAACGGACGCATTAAG GTTCCCAACACGCTGGAGTCCAGATTAGAGTTGATCTCCCAGCAGCTTGTGCCAGAGATCCGTAACGCCCTGTTCGGCCGCAATGTCAACCGTAAATTCACCGACTAA
- the LOC117898222 gene encoding protein krasavietz isoform X2, with amino-acid sequence MSQKIERPVLSGQRIKTRKRDEREKYDPTGFRDAVIAGLEKTDGDLEQISKYLDIAGNKLDYRRYGEVLFDILIAGGLLVPGGSISQDGEKPRTNYCIFDAPESMESMRNHEQVFVKLIRRYKYLEKMFEEEMGKVLLFVKGFTPSERIKLARMTALWLVNGSVPPNVLLVLNNEHLIKDGIALEFLLELFQTFKQEKGIAYLIQALKKGGLESKLMDFFPPNKRTEEYFKQVFLDKELNEIVKLHKAQASQEAKRELQQTLIDDINDEKAHNEITADIKEFSARNNIPDHEIIVIIWSTIMSLGEWNKKEELVTDQAVRHLKTYCTLFQAFASTDRSELALILKVQEFCYENMNFMKAFQKIILLFYKTEVISEEIILRWYKDGHSNKGKMHFLEQMRKFVEWLQSAEEESESEDEQKNGD; translated from the exons ATGAGTCAAAAAATAGAAAGACCAGTGCTATCGGGTCAACGCATCAAGACCAGAAAAAGAGatgaaagagaaaaatatgaCCCAACGGGATTCCGTGATGCGGTCATTGCTGGTCTCGAAAAAACTGATGGCGACTTGGAGCAAATCTCTAAATATCTAGACATCGCGGGCAACAAGCTCGACTATCGTCGCTACGGTGAAGTTCTCTTTGATATATTGATTGCGGGTGGTCTATTAG TGCCTGGTGGTTCCATTTCTCAGGATGGCGAAAAGCCGCGCACCAATTACTGCATCTTCGATGCCCCCGAGAGCATGGAATCCATGCGCAACCATGAGCAG GTATTTGTTAAGCTCATCAGACGGTACAAGTACCTCGAGAAAATGTTCGAAGAGGAGATGGGTAAAGTTCTATTATTCGTAAAGGGCTTTACTCCAAGTGAACGCATCAAGCTTGCGCGAATGACTGCGCTCTGGTTAG TTAATGGCTCTGTACCGCCAAATGTGTTATTGGTACTAAATAACGAGCATCTGATCAAGGATGGCATTGCACTGGAGTTTCTACTGGAGCTATTTCAGACGTTCAAGCAAGAGAAGGGCATTGCATATCTGATTCAGGCGCTTAAAAAGGGTGGACTGGAAAGCAA ACTTATGGACTTTTTCCCACCAAACAAACGTACTGAGGAATATTTTAAACAAGTTTTTCTTGACAAGGAACTCAATGAGATCGTCAAGCTGCATAAGGCGCAGGCTAGCCAGGAGGCCAAGCGTGAGCTTCAGCAGACCCTCATCGATGATATCAACGATGAGAAGGCACACAATGAGATAACCGCTGACATTAAAGAGTTTTCGGCACGCAACAACATTCCCGATCATGAAATAATTGTTATT ATTTGGTCTACCATCATGTCGTTGGGCGAATGGAacaagaaggaggagctggTCACTGATCAGGCTGTTCGTCACTTGAAGACGTACTGCACTTTGTTTCAGGCATTCGCCTCAACAGACCGCTCGGAATTGGCCCTGATCCTTAAGGTTCAGGAGTTCTGCTATGAGAATATGAACTTTATGAAGGCCTTCCAGAAGATCATATTGTTGTTCTACAAAACAGAGGTCATCTCCGAGGAGATCATCTTGCGCTGGTACAAGGATGGTCATTCCAACAAAggcaaaatgcatttcctcGAACAAATGCGCAAGTTTGTCGAATGGCTGCAATCAGCCGAAGAag AATCCGAATCTGAGGACGAACAAAAGAATGGCGATTAA
- the LOC117898222 gene encoding protein krasavietz isoform X1: MFDRQVHSHTTKKIREVQTKFFDKKQLKKLHKSYFYSQQNRFFCFNPIYCMSQKIERPVLSGQRIKTRKRDEREKYDPTGFRDAVIAGLEKTDGDLEQISKYLDIAGNKLDYRRYGEVLFDILIAGGLLVPGGSISQDGEKPRTNYCIFDAPESMESMRNHEQVFVKLIRRYKYLEKMFEEEMGKVLLFVKGFTPSERIKLARMTALWLVNGSVPPNVLLVLNNEHLIKDGIALEFLLELFQTFKQEKGIAYLIQALKKGGLESKLMDFFPPNKRTEEYFKQVFLDKELNEIVKLHKAQASQEAKRELQQTLIDDINDEKAHNEITADIKEFSARNNIPDHEIIVIIWSTIMSLGEWNKKEELVTDQAVRHLKTYCTLFQAFASTDRSELALILKVQEFCYENMNFMKAFQKIILLFYKTEVISEEIILRWYKDGHSNKGKMHFLEQMRKFVEWLQSAEEESESEDEQKNGD, from the exons CAATTTATTGTATGAGTCAAAAAATAGAAAGACCAGTGCTATCGGGTCAACGCATCAAGACCAGAAAAAGAGatgaaagagaaaaatatgaCCCAACGGGATTCCGTGATGCGGTCATTGCTGGTCTCGAAAAAACTGATGGCGACTTGGAGCAAATCTCTAAATATCTAGACATCGCGGGCAACAAGCTCGACTATCGTCGCTACGGTGAAGTTCTCTTTGATATATTGATTGCGGGTGGTCTATTAG TGCCTGGTGGTTCCATTTCTCAGGATGGCGAAAAGCCGCGCACCAATTACTGCATCTTCGATGCCCCCGAGAGCATGGAATCCATGCGCAACCATGAGCAG GTATTTGTTAAGCTCATCAGACGGTACAAGTACCTCGAGAAAATGTTCGAAGAGGAGATGGGTAAAGTTCTATTATTCGTAAAGGGCTTTACTCCAAGTGAACGCATCAAGCTTGCGCGAATGACTGCGCTCTGGTTAG TTAATGGCTCTGTACCGCCAAATGTGTTATTGGTACTAAATAACGAGCATCTGATCAAGGATGGCATTGCACTGGAGTTTCTACTGGAGCTATTTCAGACGTTCAAGCAAGAGAAGGGCATTGCATATCTGATTCAGGCGCTTAAAAAGGGTGGACTGGAAAGCAA ACTTATGGACTTTTTCCCACCAAACAAACGTACTGAGGAATATTTTAAACAAGTTTTTCTTGACAAGGAACTCAATGAGATCGTCAAGCTGCATAAGGCGCAGGCTAGCCAGGAGGCCAAGCGTGAGCTTCAGCAGACCCTCATCGATGATATCAACGATGAGAAGGCACACAATGAGATAACCGCTGACATTAAAGAGTTTTCGGCACGCAACAACATTCCCGATCATGAAATAATTGTTATT ATTTGGTCTACCATCATGTCGTTGGGCGAATGGAacaagaaggaggagctggTCACTGATCAGGCTGTTCGTCACTTGAAGACGTACTGCACTTTGTTTCAGGCATTCGCCTCAACAGACCGCTCGGAATTGGCCCTGATCCTTAAGGTTCAGGAGTTCTGCTATGAGAATATGAACTTTATGAAGGCCTTCCAGAAGATCATATTGTTGTTCTACAAAACAGAGGTCATCTCCGAGGAGATCATCTTGCGCTGGTACAAGGATGGTCATTCCAACAAAggcaaaatgcatttcctcGAACAAATGCGCAAGTTTGTCGAATGGCTGCAATCAGCCGAAGAag AATCCGAATCTGAGGACGAACAAAAGAATGGCGATTAA